From Triticum urartu cultivar G1812 chromosome 2, Tu2.1, whole genome shotgun sequence, a single genomic window includes:
- the LOC125537377 gene encoding syntaxin-132-like, translating to MNNLLTDSFELPRRDSSRDGDVEMGMHQPDASDNLKGFLKKVDGIESLIAKLTNLLTKLQTANEESKAVTKASAMKAIKQRMEKDIDEVGRIARMAKTKVDELEKDNLSNRQKPGCGKGSAVDRSREQTTGAVKKKLKERMDDFQVLRESIRQEYREVVERRVFTVTGNRPDEETIDDLIETGRSEQIFKDAVQQQGRGQILDTVAEIQERHDAVRDLERKLLELQQIFLDMAVLVEAQGDMINHIETHVSNATNHIQQGVGALQNAKKLQKNSRKWMCYAIILLLVIVVIIVVAVIQPWKK from the exons ATGAACAACCTACTCACC GATTCCTTTGAGCTTCCTCGGCGGGATTCCTCAAGAGATGGGGACGTTGAAATGGGAATGCATCAGCCTGATGCTTCTGATAATTTAAAAGGCTTCTTGAAGAAG GTTGATGGAATTGAGAGCCTAATAGCTAAGCTGACGAATCTCTTGACTAAGCTCCAG ACTGCAAACGAGGAATCAAAAGCAGTTACGAAAGCAAGTGCCATGAAAG CAATTAAGCAGCGAATGGAGAAAGATATTGATGAAGTGGGGAGAATTGCTCGTATGGCAAAAACCAAAGTTGATGAACTGGAAAAAGAT AACTTATCTAACAGGCAGAAACCTGGATGTGGGAAGGGGTCTGCAGTAGATCGATCAAGAGAACAGACTACTGG AGCAGTCAAAAAGAAATTGAAGGAACGGATGGACGATTTTCAG GTATTGAGAGAATCAATCCGGCAGGAGTACCGGGAAGTTGTTGAAAGAAGGGTATTTACTGTAACTGGCAATCGCCCTGATGAAGAG ACTATTGATGATTTAATCGAGACAGGGAGAAGTGAGCAGATTTTCAAAGATGCTGTTCAGCAGCAGGGGAGAGGCCAG ATATTGGATACTGTTGCTGAGATACAGGAGCGTCATGATGCTGTCAGAGATCTGGAGAGGAAGCTTCTGGAGTTGCAGCAG ATATTCCTGGATATGGCAGTATTGGTTGAGGCTCAAGGAGACATGATCAACCACATAGAGACACAT GTTTCAAATGCTACCAACCACATACAGCAAGGTGTGGGCGCTCTCCAGAATGCAAAGAAGCTGCAGAAAAACTCGAGAAAGTGGATGTGCTACGCCATCATCCTTCTCCTGGTAATAGTGGTTATCATCGTGGTCGCGGTTATCCAGCCATGGAAGAAGTAA